The window GCCGTGTGGGTGCTCTTCCAGGTCGTGGCGCCCACGCTCGCAGCGTCGCTCGCGCGCGCGGGATTCAAAGGCTCGCCGTCAGAGGCGGCCGACGCACTCTTCGACGCGCTGCTCGCGAGCAAGAGCGCGATCACGTTCTCGGTCGACGACTGGGAAGAGAGCTTCGCCCGGGTTGCCACGCACAATGGCCGCATTCAGCTCGCGATCCCGGAGCTCTTCGACGAGCTCGACGGCCTCGCGAGCGAGCCGGAGCGAGTGGACGCGGAATTCCCGTTCGTCCTCTCGGCCGGCGAGAGGCGCTCGTTCACCGCGAACACGATCATGCGCAATCCTGATTGGCGGAAGAAGGACCGCGCCGGCGCACTGCGCATGCACCCGGACGATGCGAAGAGCGCCGGCGTCGAGCAGGGGGGGCGCGTGAGGGGCACGACCCGGCGCGGCAGCGCGGAAGTCCAAGTCGAGCTCTCGGATCGGATGCAGCCCGGGCACATCTCGCTGCCGAACGGGCTTGGTCTCGATTTCCCGGATGCGAGCGGCGGGCACGTCGCGACGGGCGTCTCACCGAACGAGCTGACGCGAAGCGAGGATCGCGACTGGGTCGTTGGCACGCCGTGGCACAAGCACACCCCGGCGCGCGTGGAGGCGCAGTGACCACACCCGAGGCAGGAATCGGCGAGTCCGCACGCCCACCGTCCCTCCGCATCTTCTCGTATCTGCCGAGCCCGCGGCTCGCCAAGGCGACGATCGCCGCGCGGCTCTGCGGTGTCACGCTCGACGTGCGCGGCGCGGCGCCGCGCGAGCTCGCGGGCTGGCTGTGGGATTTCGATGCGCGCCCGCTGAACGAGAGCGACGCCTCCGTCGGCACCCAGCGCGACGCTCGCACCGGATTCGCAGGGACGTTGCACAAGACGGATTCGTTTCTCGCCGCGCATCCGTTCGGCACGGTGCCTGCCGCGTTCAGTCCGGACGGGTCGATCGGGGTGTTCGAGTCGAACGCCATCGCGCGCGCGGTCGTGCGCCTCGCGCCGGGGCCCACGCGCCTGTACGGCGACGACGCGTACACGGCGTCGCGGATCGACGCGTTTCTCGACGCGAGCCTCGTGTTCGCGCGCGACGTGCAGGTCTACCTGCTGAGGCTCGCCAACGGCGGTGTGAAGCCGCCGACGCACGAGCGCACGCGCGCGGCCCGCGACGCCTATCTCTCCGGCATCGAGCAAGCGCTCGCGCCAGCGCGCGCGTTCCTTGTCGGCGACGAGCTCACCCTCGCCGACATCGGGTTCGCTGCGGAGCTCGCGCTCTCGACCGTCGAGCGCGCATCGCGGCGCGTGCTCTCCGCTGCGTCTCTCCCGCCGCTCTTCGACGCGTCGCTCCGCGCGACGTTCCCGCGCTCTCTCGCGCACTTCGCGCGGCTGTGCACGCACCCGGCGTTCGCCCCGGACCTCGCCCCCTACCTGGAGAAGCTCGATGCGCGAGATGACTGAATACGAAGGGAGTCACTCATGAGTGAGAAGCAGGAGTTCGAGATGCCCGCGGCGGGAATGCCGAAGTGGATCCGCGACCATGTGGAGCTCTACCTCACCGATCCCGAGAGAGCTCGGCTGTGGGATTCGACCATCGGCGGTGGCCCGGGTCCGCTGCCGACGCTCCTCCTGATCGCGCGGGGAGCGAGGAGCGGGAAGCTGCGGCCGCTGCCGCTCCTCTACCAGGAGATGGATGGGAAGTACTTGCTGATCGGCTCGAAAGGCGGCGCGCCGAACCATCCTGGCTGGTACGTGAACCTGAAGGCGAATCCGGAGTGCGAGATCCGGGTCGGCGCGAAGCGCATGCGCGCCCGAGCGAGAACGGCGAGCGGCGACGAGCGAACGCGAGGCTGGAAGAAGATGGCGGCGATGTATCCGCCGTACGAGAGCTATCAGAAGCAAGCAGGTGCGCGGCAGATCCCGGTCGTGGTTCTCGACCCGATCGGCCCGGCATGAGCAACGGGGTGAGGCCATGGATGTGAGCGTGGAGTTCCACTTCGACTTCGGATCGCCCAACGCCTACCTCGCGCACCTGGTGATTCCGGCGCTCGAGAAGCGCAGCGGTGTGCGCTTCGCCTACGTGCCGGTGCTGTTGGGTGGCGTGTTCAAGGCCACCGGAAACGTCTCGCCGGCGGTGTCGCTGCGCGGGGTCAAGAACAAGCCGGAGTACGAAGCGCTCGAGACGCGCCGCTTCCTCACGAGGCACGGCATCACGCGCTTCACTCCCAACCCGCATTTTCCGGTGAACACGCTCCAGATCATGCGCGGCGCGGTCGCGGCGCAGCGCCTCGGCTGCTTCGAGCGCTACGTCGACGAGGTCTACCGACACATGTGGGCGGACCCGAGGAAGATGGACGAGCCCGAGGTGATTCGCGCCGCGCTGCTCGAATCCGGGCTTCCGGCAGATCCGCTGCTCGAGCGCGCCGCCGATCCCGACGTGAAGCAGGAGCTGATCGCGAACACCGACGGCGCCGTCGCGCGCGGCGTGTTCGGCTCGCCGAGCTTCTTCGTCGCTGGCGAGCTGTTCTTCGGGAAGGACCGCTTGCGCGAGGTCGAGGAAGAGATCGAGGCGCAGAAGCGACGATGAAGCTCGGGACCTCGCTTCGCTTCCTGTACCCGACCGGCGCGCACACCCACGCACTGTTCAAGCAGATGCTGGCGGCGATGCCGCCGGGCGGCTTCATCGAGCGACCGCTCGGCGCGACCGACACGGGTGAGCAGGCGCGCAACGTGCTCGGGGTCGCGGCGGCGGCGCGTGCGGCCGGCCTCGATGGCCTGCTCTACGGCGACAACCACGCGGTGCCCGCGGAGTTCGCGAACTCGTTCGCGCCGATCCCGACACTCGCGCGGCTCATGGCCGTCACCGGCGAGATGCCCGTGGGGCTGGTGCTGCTCGCGCCGTTCTATCACCCGATCGTGCTCGCCGAGCAGATCGGGACGATCGCCGCGTTCGCGACGGCCCCGCTGATCGTGACGCTCGCGAACGGCGGCCGCGCACAGGCCTTCGAAGCGTTCGGGATCCCGATGGCGAGCCGCGCGGCCCGGCTCCAGGAGCTGGTGGCGATCGTGCGCGCGCTGCTCGCCGGAGAGCGCGTCACGTTCCACGGCAAGCACTTCCACCTCGACGGAGTGAGCGTGAGCCCGCTTCCACGCGTTCCCGTCTCTATCTGGATCGCGGGAACCGTACCGGCCGCTGCGGAGCGAGCGGGCCGCATCGGCGACGGGTGGCTGACCGGCCAGAACGCGACGCGCAGCGAGCTCGCGCAGCAGATCGACGTCTATCGCGAGGCCGCGGCGCGCGCCGGCCGTCCTGTGCTGTCGGTGCTGCGGCGCGACATCTACGTCGGTGAGAGCGACGCCGAGGCGGAGGCGACCGTGGGGCGCGTGCTCGCCGAGGGCTATCGCGGCACCGGGATCGAAGAGCTGCTGGTGGGCGGGGCGAAGAGCGTCGCCGAGCAGCTGCGCAGCTATCGCACGCTCGGATTCGAGTACGTGATGGTGCGCCACATCGTTGGCGAGCACGACGCGATGCTTCGCTCGTTCGCACGCATCGGGAGGTCCCTGATGCCCGCGATTCGGGAGCTGTGAACAGGCGCTGCGATAAGCGCGCCCAAAGGAGAGGGACCGATGACCGACTCACCGCAGATCCGCACCGAGGTCGACGGCCGAGTGTTGAAGATCGTCGTCGACAACGTTCGGAAGAAGAATGCGTTCGTGCCCGAGATGATGGTCGCACTAAGCCACGCGCTGACCGAGTTCGATCGCGACGACGAGCTGTGGGTGGCGGTGCTGTGCGCGGCGGGCGAGCACACCACTGCGGGCCTCGACATGACCAAGTTCTTCGGGCCGACCGCGACTCCGGTCGAGTCTCCGGTCGATGCGATCGACCCGTTCGCGCTGAAGCGGCGCACGCTGAAGCCCGTCGTGGCCGTCGTCCAGGGCATCACCTACACGATCGGGATCGAGATGATGCTCGCTGCCGACGTCGTGATCGCGGCGGACAGCGCGCGCTTCTGCCAGATGGAGTCGAAGCGCGGCATCGCGCCGCTCGGCGGCGCGCACTTCCGCTTCCTCACGCGCACTGGCTGGGGCAACGCCATGTACCACCTGATGTTGTGCGACGAGTTCGACGCCCAGCGCGCGCTGCAGATCGGGCTCGTGCAGGAAGTGGTGCCCTACGGAAAACACATCGACCGCGGGATGGAGATCGCGCAGGCGATTGCGAAGAACGCGCCCCTCGGCTTGCGCGCGATGAAGGAGGCGGCGCTGCGCTACATCGCCGCGGACGAAGCGGCGGCCATTGCGGCAATTCCCGCGATCAGCGCGCAGGTCATGGGCACCGAGGACGCGAAGGAGGGCATCCGCTCCTTCGTCGAGCGCCGCGAGGCGCGCTTCTCCGGTCGCTGACCGGGGGGCCTCGAGTGGGCATGACGA is drawn from Deltaproteobacteria bacterium and contains these coding sequences:
- a CDS encoding glutathione S-transferase; translated protein: MGESARPPSLRIFSYLPSPRLAKATIAARLCGVTLDVRGAAPRELAGWLWDFDARPLNESDASVGTQRDARTGFAGTLHKTDSFLAAHPFGTVPAAFSPDGSIGVFESNAIARAVVRLAPGPTRLYGDDAYTASRIDAFLDASLVFARDVQVYLLRLANGGVKPPTHERTRAARDAYLSGIEQALAPARAFLVGDELTLADIGFAAELALSTVERASRRVLSAASLPPLFDASLRATFPRSLAHFARLCTHPAFAPDLAPYLEKLDARDD
- a CDS encoding nitroreductase family deazaflavin-dependent oxidoreductase, translating into MSEKQEFEMPAAGMPKWIRDHVELYLTDPERARLWDSTIGGGPGPLPTLLLIARGARSGKLRPLPLLYQEMDGKYLLIGSKGGAPNHPGWYVNLKANPECEIRVGAKRMRARARTASGDERTRGWKKMAAMYPPYESYQKQAGARQIPVVVLDPIGPA
- a CDS encoding 2-hydroxychromene-2-carboxylate isomerase — encoded protein: MDVSVEFHFDFGSPNAYLAHLVIPALEKRSGVRFAYVPVLLGGVFKATGNVSPAVSLRGVKNKPEYEALETRRFLTRHGITRFTPNPHFPVNTLQIMRGAVAAQRLGCFERYVDEVYRHMWADPRKMDEPEVIRAALLESGLPADPLLERAADPDVKQELIANTDGAVARGVFGSPSFFVAGELFFGKDRLREVEEEIEAQKRR
- a CDS encoding LLM class flavin-dependent oxidoreductase; this translates as MKLGTSLRFLYPTGAHTHALFKQMLAAMPPGGFIERPLGATDTGEQARNVLGVAAAARAAGLDGLLYGDNHAVPAEFANSFAPIPTLARLMAVTGEMPVGLVLLAPFYHPIVLAEQIGTIAAFATAPLIVTLANGGRAQAFEAFGIPMASRAARLQELVAIVRALLAGERVTFHGKHFHLDGVSVSPLPRVPVSIWIAGTVPAAAERAGRIGDGWLTGQNATRSELAQQIDVYREAAARAGRPVLSVLRRDIYVGESDAEAEATVGRVLAEGYRGTGIEELLVGGAKSVAEQLRSYRTLGFEYVMVRHIVGEHDAMLRSFARIGRSLMPAIREL
- a CDS encoding crotonase/enoyl-CoA hydratase family protein, encoding MTDSPQIRTEVDGRVLKIVVDNVRKKNAFVPEMMVALSHALTEFDRDDELWVAVLCAAGEHTTAGLDMTKFFGPTATPVESPVDAIDPFALKRRTLKPVVAVVQGITYTIGIEMMLAADVVIAADSARFCQMESKRGIAPLGGAHFRFLTRTGWGNAMYHLMLCDEFDAQRALQIGLVQEVVPYGKHIDRGMEIAQAIAKNAPLGLRAMKEAALRYIAADEAAAIAAIPAISAQVMGTEDAKEGIRSFVERREARFSGR